From Rhodococcus sp. B7740, one genomic window encodes:
- a CDS encoding alpha/beta fold hydrolase, which yields MLTSGSAPERITEYTHAGLVFDVLDQGPLDGPVVLLLHGFPERASSWSAVMEILNEHGMRTIAPDQRGYSPRARPTRRRDYRVGALVGDVVALIDLIGTPVHLVGHDWGANIAWVTAGRRPDLVSSLTALSVPHPGAFMTGLLSSKQILHSWYFAFFQLPVLPEKWMTQPGRRAERWYEKSGMTEADLERTQTEIVDYGALPFAVDWYRGLPFSSPGIGRLRITVPTSMVWSDGDTFIGRSTVESAQRYVDAAYTLTVLPGVSHWIPTQAPDAAAAAVMRSSTPHGS from the coding sequence ATGCTGACGAGCGGCTCTGCACCCGAACGAATCACCGAGTACACCCACGCCGGTCTCGTGTTCGACGTCCTCGACCAGGGACCGCTCGACGGCCCGGTCGTGTTGTTGCTGCACGGATTTCCCGAACGTGCATCGTCGTGGTCCGCGGTGATGGAGATACTCAACGAACACGGGATGCGCACGATCGCACCGGATCAGCGCGGATACTCCCCACGCGCCCGGCCCACGAGGCGACGAGACTATCGCGTCGGCGCACTGGTGGGCGATGTGGTCGCCCTGATCGACCTCATCGGAACGCCGGTTCACCTGGTGGGACACGATTGGGGAGCGAACATAGCCTGGGTCACCGCCGGTCGTCGTCCCGACCTGGTCTCGTCTCTGACGGCGCTCTCGGTACCCCACCCCGGCGCATTCATGACCGGCCTGCTCAGCTCGAAACAGATACTGCATTCCTGGTACTTCGCGTTCTTCCAACTGCCGGTGCTGCCCGAGAAGTGGATGACGCAACCCGGCCGCAGGGCCGAAAGATGGTACGAGAAAAGCGGAATGACCGAAGCCGATCTCGAACGCACGCAGACGGAGATCGTCGACTACGGCGCGCTGCCCTTCGCCGTCGACTGGTATCGGGGCCTACCGTTCTCGAGCCCGGGAATCGGCCGCCTGCGCATCACCGTGCCGACGTCGATGGTCTGGAGTGACGGTGACACCTTCATCGGACGCTCCACCGTCGAGAGTGCCCAACGGTACGTCGATGCGGCCTACACACTGACCGTGTTGCCCGGCGTCTCGCACTGGATTCCGACACAGGCACCCGATGCGGCTGCCGCTGCAGTGATGCGATCGAGTACTCCCCATGGCTCTTGA
- a CDS encoding TetR/AcrR family transcriptional regulator, with translation MPDRSAKPVARANRATARAAETRQRIVDAAASLFAEADYDKVAVSDIVESADVAHGLLFHYFGNKRGIYLEAMRATAAAMSEAFADIPDSTPDIQIRAALTSHLNYLSRHRGLALRMVLGGRGADPEAWEVFENARTAVLEAAATQLGLDAENAGVGLVGHSIVAAIDGATARWLEQDARIDVEQMVEWLVHIIVACLRTAPVLDPALNVDDAVEAILGRG, from the coding sequence GTGCCAGATCGTTCCGCCAAACCGGTTGCCCGAGCCAACCGGGCCACCGCCCGAGCGGCCGAGACCCGGCAGCGAATCGTCGACGCAGCGGCGAGCCTGTTCGCCGAGGCCGACTACGACAAGGTCGCCGTCTCGGACATCGTCGAGTCGGCCGACGTCGCACACGGCCTCCTGTTCCACTACTTCGGCAACAAGAGGGGCATCTACCTCGAGGCGATGCGGGCCACCGCCGCGGCCATGTCGGAGGCCTTCGCGGACATTCCCGACTCGACACCCGACATCCAGATTCGGGCTGCGCTGACCAGCCACCTGAACTATCTCAGCCGGCACCGCGGACTGGCGTTACGAATGGTGTTGGGCGGCAGAGGCGCAGACCCCGAAGCCTGGGAAGTGTTCGAGAACGCGCGAACCGCAGTGCTGGAGGCGGCGGCCACGCAACTCGGACTCGACGCGGAGAACGCAGGCGTCGGACTCGTCGGACACAGCATCGTCGCGGCAATCGACGGCGCGACGGCCCGATGGCTCGAACAGGACGCCAGAATCGACGTCGAGCAGATGGTCGAATGGTTGGTGCACATCATCGTCGCGTGCCTACGTACCGCACCGGTCCTGGACCCGGCCCTGAACGTCGACGACGCTGTCGAGGCGATCCTCGGACGCGGCTAG
- a CDS encoding TspO/MBR family protein: MKIGVVLSAVVAVVVSFLGSGAWIGTPIAEAADGALSATSTLVAPAGPAFSIWSVIYAGLIVYAVWQLLPGRTARHDALRAPIIASMLLNPAWILAVQFGQVWLSVLVIVALLAALVRVFVLMQQFRPEGVADAVITDGTMGLYLGWVCVATIANISAWLVSLGLTGGAGATVWAIVVLVVAAAVGLLLARYSRGAIAPMLSIGWGLGWLAQGRLSGELTNSTVGYTAILAALVVVVSTVVTRVRGRRSVT; this comes from the coding sequence GTGAAAATCGGCGTCGTTCTCAGTGCGGTCGTGGCCGTTGTCGTGTCTTTTCTCGGGTCGGGCGCATGGATCGGGACGCCCATCGCCGAAGCGGCGGACGGAGCGCTCAGTGCCACGTCGACTCTGGTGGCACCCGCGGGGCCCGCGTTCTCGATCTGGTCGGTGATCTACGCGGGGTTGATCGTCTATGCCGTCTGGCAGCTGCTGCCCGGGCGCACTGCACGCCACGACGCGCTGCGGGCACCGATCATCGCGTCGATGTTGCTCAATCCGGCCTGGATTCTCGCGGTCCAGTTCGGCCAGGTGTGGTTGAGCGTGCTGGTCATCGTGGCGCTGTTGGCGGCGCTCGTGCGCGTGTTCGTCCTGATGCAGCAGTTCCGGCCCGAGGGCGTCGCCGACGCAGTGATCACCGACGGCACGATGGGCCTCTACCTCGGGTGGGTGTGTGTCGCGACGATCGCGAACATCTCTGCCTGGTTGGTGAGCCTCGGGCTCACCGGCGGTGCAGGTGCAACCGTCTGGGCGATCGTAGTGCTCGTCGTTGCGGCCGCAGTAGGGCTGCTGCTCGCCCGCTACTCGCGCGGAGCGATCGCTCCGATGCTGTCGATCGGGTGGGGACTGGGATGGCTGGCGCAGGGTCGCCTGTCCGGCGAGCTGACCAACTCCACGGTGGGATACACCGCAATTCTCGCAGCCCTCGTGGTCGTCGTATCGACTGTGGTGACCAGGGTTCGCGGGCGTCGGTCGGTAACCTAG
- a CDS encoding type II toxin-antitoxin system Rv0910 family toxin: MLNITMTQELPASQNDVWATLSDVSTFEKWHALHEEWVETPPRDLEVGSTMVEKIKIASIIDTIEFQVESLRAPEELVLVGAGSTGSKIRLTMNCAARGGGSAVTLELEVTSPLLFGVVGKALQGTFRKKLTATLNGLAEYLA, translated from the coding sequence ATGCTGAACATCACCATGACGCAGGAACTGCCTGCCTCGCAGAACGACGTGTGGGCAACTCTGTCCGACGTCAGCACCTTCGAGAAGTGGCATGCCCTGCACGAGGAGTGGGTGGAGACGCCCCCGAGGGACCTCGAAGTCGGGTCGACGATGGTCGAGAAGATCAAGATCGCGAGCATCATCGACACCATCGAGTTCCAGGTCGAAAGTCTGCGTGCGCCGGAGGAATTGGTCCTGGTGGGTGCCGGGTCGACCGGATCGAAGATTCGGCTGACGATGAACTGCGCCGCTCGCGGAGGCGGCTCCGCCGTCACCCTCGAGCTGGAGGTGACCAGTCCGTTGTTGTTCGGAGTGGTGGGCAAGGCGCTGCAGGGCACGTTCAGGAAGAAGCTCACCGCCACCCTGAACGGACTCGCGGAGTACCTCGCGTGA
- a CDS encoding oxidoreductase translates to MTTTEALPIATATDVIANLRALVPDLKAGAAENEKARRLSEDTVDALRRAGAFRVAAPAKFGGLETDLRTMLDVSAIIAEGDAGASWVATLSNVNNWAAGLYSDAAQAEIYADGPDAIISGVVTPGGTARKVEGGYRLTGTWPYASASLHSQWFTGGIIVNDDDGDMLDQGMALLPRTDYRIDDTWYVAGMRASGSNTVVAEDVFVPEHRMLSMIPAFSGANVAERTDSAFARSAFGPMLVMVLVGPQLGMGRAAVELVRKKAAEKALAYTVFDRQADSVAFQMLLAEAALKVDTAHLHAYRAAEDVKRWAEAGEYPDLLSRARVRGDAAVALRSINEALNMLVDATGAGAFAEANALQRIWRDSNVGARHAVMLPRVSIETYGKALLGFDLHDHITPII, encoded by the coding sequence ATGACGACGACCGAAGCGCTGCCCATTGCAACCGCCACCGATGTGATCGCCAACCTTCGAGCCCTCGTGCCCGACCTGAAGGCCGGAGCCGCCGAGAACGAGAAGGCACGACGCCTCTCCGAGGACACCGTCGACGCCCTCCGCCGCGCTGGCGCATTTCGAGTCGCAGCACCGGCGAAGTTCGGCGGACTCGAAACCGACCTGCGCACCATGCTCGATGTGTCCGCGATCATCGCCGAAGGTGACGCCGGTGCCTCCTGGGTGGCCACCCTGTCCAACGTGAACAACTGGGCTGCAGGCCTTTACAGTGACGCGGCTCAGGCCGAGATCTACGCCGACGGCCCCGACGCCATCATTTCCGGCGTCGTCACCCCGGGCGGCACCGCCCGGAAGGTCGAGGGCGGCTACCGACTGACGGGAACATGGCCCTACGCCTCGGCCAGCCTGCACTCGCAGTGGTTCACCGGCGGAATCATCGTCAACGACGACGACGGCGACATGCTCGACCAGGGAATGGCGCTGCTCCCTCGCACGGACTACCGCATCGACGACACCTGGTACGTGGCAGGCATGCGCGCATCCGGGAGCAACACCGTCGTCGCCGAGGACGTCTTCGTCCCCGAACACCGGATGCTGTCGATGATCCCCGCATTCAGCGGTGCCAACGTTGCCGAACGTACCGACTCCGCCTTCGCCCGTTCGGCCTTCGGGCCCATGCTCGTCATGGTTCTCGTCGGTCCACAGCTCGGAATGGGCCGCGCTGCAGTGGAACTGGTACGAAAGAAGGCCGCAGAGAAGGCCCTCGCCTACACCGTGTTCGACCGTCAGGCCGATTCGGTGGCATTCCAGATGCTGCTCGCCGAAGCAGCGCTGAAGGTCGACACCGCGCACCTGCACGCCTACCGCGCAGCAGAGGACGTCAAGCGGTGGGCCGAGGCCGGCGAATACCCGGACCTGCTCTCCCGTGCGCGTGTTCGCGGCGACGCAGCCGTTGCACTACGGAGCATCAACGAGGCGCTGAACATGCTCGTCGACGCCACCGGTGCCGGAGCCTTCGCCGAAGCCAATGCTCTGCAGCGCATTTGGCGCGACTCCAATGTCGGTGCCCGCCATGCCGTCATGCTGCCACGAGTGTCGATCGAGACCTACGGCAAGGCGCTGCTCGGTTTCGATCTGCACGACCACATCACCCCGATCATCTGA
- a CDS encoding TetR/AcrR family transcriptional regulator — protein sequence MSNNSPTGAERSRRARPRLDRRQALIDAAIELLAEGNSADISAAAISRRAGVAHGLLFYYFTDKQGLVAAALADVLSKLAESQEPAADETSVRARMEGFVRRHIEFLERHRALYVRVVREGELGDSVVEHAVREARAEGARQVAALAELPDPLSPLQAAAISGWTGFLDRTADAYFDTPGLELDAIVALVVDAFEAVVDASK from the coding sequence GTGTCGAACAACTCGCCCACCGGTGCCGAGCGGTCTCGCCGTGCCCGCCCCCGACTGGACCGTCGGCAGGCCTTGATCGACGCCGCCATCGAGCTGCTGGCCGAGGGCAACAGCGCCGACATCAGCGCGGCCGCGATCTCCCGTCGAGCGGGCGTCGCACACGGACTGCTGTTCTACTACTTCACCGACAAACAAGGCCTGGTCGCGGCCGCCCTCGCCGACGTGCTGTCGAAGCTGGCCGAGTCTCAGGAGCCCGCCGCCGACGAGACATCCGTGCGCGCACGCATGGAAGGTTTCGTGCGACGCCATATCGAATTTCTCGAGCGCCACCGTGCCCTCTACGTCCGAGTGGTCCGGGAAGGTGAATTGGGCGATTCCGTCGTCGAACATGCCGTCCGAGAGGCACGGGCCGAGGGCGCACGTCAGGTCGCAGCCCTGGCCGAGCTGCCCGATCCACTGTCCCCGCTCCAGGCGGCCGCGATCTCGGGATGGACCGGCTTTCTAGACCGCACAGCAGACGCCTACTTCGACACTCCAGGGCTCGAACTCGATGCGATCGTAGCGCTGGTGGTCGACGCCTTCGAAGCGGTCGTCGACGCATCGAAGTAG
- a CDS encoding M20 family metallopeptidase, with amino-acid sequence MALDRTTAVGMLTELVTQRTVSGDPAPQRSSMDAVVSLLRARTTGVAVEGDRDGAHPWLLITNDAPPTTTRLMFACHVDTVPAGDLSNWQFDPFAADVEGGVMRGRGTSDMKAGLVAATAAVLAAFENGVPAALLLTSDEEIGSLGALAARHAVAECSVGAVVVPEATGNQVHLGHRGALWVDVTTKGIAAHGSTPQRGESAIMKLVDVLARARDELPLSTDPFLGAETFNVGLIDGGSAPNIVPDTAHVVVDHRTVGDGSALLSWWRDQPEVDHIEARIDLPGVRTAGGNSWIDELPHSVAREPVTYFTDASLIAAAAPGAPIVVWGPGTPALMHAADETVTLDELDAAITAYTAVTRAWPTVD; translated from the coding sequence ATGGCTCTTGACCGCACCACTGCCGTCGGCATGCTCACCGAACTGGTCACGCAACGCACCGTGTCCGGCGACCCTGCGCCCCAACGTTCCTCGATGGACGCCGTCGTATCCCTTCTGAGGGCGCGGACGACCGGAGTTGCAGTCGAGGGCGATCGAGACGGCGCGCACCCGTGGCTGCTGATCACCAACGACGCCCCTCCCACGACCACGCGACTGATGTTCGCCTGTCACGTCGATACCGTTCCCGCGGGCGATCTTTCGAACTGGCAGTTCGATCCGTTCGCCGCGGACGTCGAGGGCGGAGTGATGCGAGGCCGGGGTACGTCCGATATGAAGGCAGGCCTGGTGGCCGCCACGGCCGCTGTGCTCGCCGCCTTCGAGAACGGTGTTCCTGCAGCACTGTTGCTCACGAGCGACGAAGAGATCGGCTCACTCGGAGCGCTCGCCGCCCGTCACGCCGTCGCCGAATGTTCGGTGGGTGCCGTGGTGGTGCCCGAGGCGACCGGAAACCAGGTGCATCTGGGCCACCGCGGAGCATTGTGGGTCGACGTCACCACCAAAGGGATTGCAGCACACGGCAGCACACCCCAGCGAGGTGAGAGTGCAATCATGAAGCTCGTCGACGTCCTGGCACGGGCACGCGACGAGCTCCCGCTGTCGACGGATCCGTTCCTCGGTGCCGAGACGTTCAACGTCGGGTTGATCGACGGGGGTTCGGCCCCCAACATCGTCCCGGACACCGCACACGTCGTCGTCGATCACAGGACCGTCGGTGACGGCTCGGCACTGCTGTCGTGGTGGCGGGATCAACCCGAGGTCGACCACATCGAGGCGCGGATCGACCTGCCCGGTGTGCGGACGGCCGGTGGCAACAGCTGGATCGACGAGCTGCCGCATTCCGTTGCGAGAGAACCGGTCACGTACTTCACCGACGCGTCCCTCATCGCCGCGGCGGCTCCCGGTGCGCCGATCGTCGTGTGGGGACCGGGGACTCCTGCCCTGATGCATGCCGCCGACGAAACCGTCACGCTCGACGAACTCGATGCGGCCATCACCGCCTACACCGCCGTGACGCGCGCCTGGCCGACCGTCGACTGA
- a CDS encoding transketolase-like TK C-terminal-containing protein, whose amino-acid sequence MTSISPADHRSPTGDHHDLHELAQRVLWLSTSMIHHANRIRPNPTGLKVGGHQASCASMVSIMTSLWFEQLQPGDRVSVKPHASPVLHAINYLLGELDQKYLTTLRAYGGLQSYPSRAKDPDTVDYSTGSVGIGATAPIWGAMSRRFVEDRFGPEESTPKTPGFSGRQYSLVGDAELDEGAVWEAIIDPGIAELGEIVWIVDLNRQSLDRVVPNIAARRLEKMFDAAGWQVITVKFGRLLEDLFAKPGGDALRTRILDMPNPEYQRLLRCTAEEVRTRLPGSGPDATAIADLIADLDDTLLTESIRNLGGHDLDALREAYSRIDDTRPTVIIAYTVKGFGLPTQGHPQNHSSLLTVEEYAELARTLGTDPEKPWGRFDSDSGPGRLCTATAERLRREPIPASTPPAVPTDIGRTPKGTATTQAALGRTLIDLTREAPDAARRVVTVSPDVSSTTNLGGWVNKVGVWSSSDRHDWFGDDAETIMHWREGPSGQHMELGIAETNLVGLMGELGATWSRWGEPLFPIGVMYDPFVERALEPWSYGIYAGGQSILVGTPSGVTLAAEGGAHQSIKTPSIGLEQPGCITYEPAFAIDVEWTLLASIGRLGRPDGSSAYLRLSTRPVDQSKADVPSDPAARERRRRQVVAGGYPLVRRDGATVTIAAMGALMTEALDAAERLERIGVIADVLCITSPGELYRALQARQGHHVGESWILDQLLPADRATPMVTVLDGHPHTLAFLATVNRVASTSLGVSNFGQVGSLDEVYKHHRIDTDSIVGAALDVTGR is encoded by the coding sequence ATGACCAGCATCAGTCCCGCCGATCACCGCTCACCCACCGGTGATCACCACGATCTGCACGAGCTCGCCCAGCGGGTGCTGTGGCTGTCGACGTCGATGATTCACCATGCCAATCGAATTCGGCCCAACCCGACCGGACTCAAGGTCGGCGGCCACCAAGCCTCCTGCGCGTCGATGGTCTCGATCATGACCTCGCTGTGGTTCGAGCAGCTGCAGCCAGGCGACCGTGTGTCGGTCAAGCCTCATGCCTCGCCGGTGCTGCACGCGATCAACTACCTGCTGGGTGAGCTGGACCAGAAGTACCTGACGACACTGCGCGCATACGGCGGTCTGCAGTCATACCCCTCGCGGGCCAAGGACCCGGACACCGTCGACTACTCCACCGGATCGGTCGGCATCGGTGCTACGGCACCGATCTGGGGAGCGATGTCCCGACGCTTCGTCGAGGACCGGTTCGGCCCGGAGGAATCCACACCGAAGACGCCCGGCTTCAGCGGACGGCAGTACTCGTTGGTCGGCGATGCGGAACTCGACGAAGGCGCGGTCTGGGAGGCGATCATCGACCCGGGCATCGCCGAGCTCGGCGAGATCGTCTGGATCGTCGACCTCAACCGTCAGTCGCTGGACCGAGTGGTCCCCAACATCGCTGCGCGTCGCCTCGAGAAGATGTTCGACGCCGCCGGCTGGCAGGTCATCACCGTCAAGTTCGGCCGGTTGCTCGAGGACCTGTTCGCCAAGCCGGGTGGCGACGCATTGCGCACGCGCATTCTGGACATGCCGAATCCGGAATACCAACGCCTGCTGCGCTGCACCGCCGAGGAGGTGCGCACCAGACTTCCCGGATCGGGTCCCGACGCCACCGCCATTGCCGACCTGATCGCCGATCTCGACGACACACTACTGACCGAGTCCATTCGCAACCTGGGTGGACACGATCTGGATGCGTTGCGCGAGGCCTACTCTCGCATCGACGACACCCGCCCCACCGTGATCATCGCGTACACGGTCAAGGGGTTCGGCCTGCCGACCCAGGGACATCCGCAGAACCACTCCTCACTGTTGACCGTCGAGGAGTACGCAGAACTCGCACGTACCCTCGGCACCGACCCCGAGAAGCCCTGGGGCCGCTTCGATTCCGACAGCGGACCCGGCCGGCTGTGCACTGCCACCGCCGAACGGCTACGCCGCGAACCGATTCCGGCGTCGACGCCACCTGCCGTCCCCACCGACATCGGACGCACCCCCAAGGGCACGGCCACCACGCAGGCCGCGCTGGGACGCACCCTGATCGACCTCACCCGAGAAGCCCCCGACGCGGCTCGTCGTGTCGTCACGGTCAGTCCCGACGTCAGTTCGACCACCAACCTCGGCGGTTGGGTCAACAAGGTCGGCGTCTGGTCGTCGTCGGATCGGCACGACTGGTTCGGCGACGACGCCGAGACGATCATGCACTGGCGCGAAGGGCCGTCCGGTCAGCACATGGAACTCGGTATCGCAGAGACCAACCTGGTCGGCCTGATGGGCGAGCTCGGTGCCACGTGGAGTCGGTGGGGGGAGCCGCTGTTCCCGATCGGGGTCATGTACGACCCCTTCGTCGAGCGCGCACTCGAGCCGTGGTCTTACGGCATCTACGCGGGTGGTCAGTCGATTCTGGTCGGCACGCCGTCGGGAGTCACCCTGGCCGCGGAAGGTGGTGCGCACCAGTCGATCAAGACCCCGTCCATCGGACTGGAGCAGCCCGGCTGCATCACCTACGAGCCCGCATTCGCCATCGACGTCGAATGGACACTGCTCGCCAGCATCGGCCGACTCGGACGCCCCGACGGCTCCTCGGCATACCTGCGTCTGTCGACGCGTCCCGTCGATCAGTCGAAGGCGGACGTCCCCAGCGATCCGGCTGCCCGGGAACGCAGGCGTCGGCAGGTGGTCGCGGGCGGCTATCCGCTGGTGCGTCGAGACGGAGCAACGGTGACCATCGCCGCCATGGGCGCGTTGATGACCGAAGCGCTGGACGCCGCAGAGCGTTTGGAGCGGATCGGTGTCATCGCCGACGTTCTGTGCATCACCAGCCCTGGCGAGCTCTACCGCGCGCTCCAGGCGCGGCAAGGACACCACGTCGGCGAATCCTGGATTCTCGATCAACTGCTGCCCGCCGACCGAGCGACCCCGATGGTGACGGTGCTCGACGGGCATCCACACACCCTCGCGTTCCTCGCCACCGTCAACAGGGTTGCGTCGACATCGTTGGGTGTGAGCAACTTCGGACAGGTGGGCTCACTCGACGAGGTGTACAAGCACCACCGAATCGACACCGATTCCATCGTGGGCGCAGCTCTCGATGTGACCGGTCGGTGA
- a CDS encoding VOC family protein yields MSATQDAGSRRAPRVAPDLIAHWVVKSARTEEMVRWYGAVFGAEIVYQDEGITFLTWDDESHRLAIIAVPKPVRFLFPFSKFKRKAYGIDHIALTFVSLERLLENYVRLKRLGILPVWSINHGPTISLYYEDPDGVRLEFQVENFDAENTAAFFFTEEFAQNPIGVNIDPDYLLSQLRNGVPHEELRRREAGTRPGHPVVANKKTITPKTL; encoded by the coding sequence ATGAGTGCGACGCAGGATGCAGGGAGTCGGAGAGCGCCGAGGGTTGCTCCCGATCTCATCGCCCACTGGGTGGTCAAGTCGGCTCGCACCGAGGAGATGGTGCGCTGGTACGGAGCGGTGTTCGGTGCCGAGATCGTCTACCAGGACGAGGGAATCACGTTCTTGACCTGGGACGACGAGTCGCATCGACTGGCGATCATCGCCGTTCCGAAGCCGGTCAGGTTCCTCTTCCCGTTCTCCAAGTTCAAGCGCAAGGCATACGGGATCGATCACATCGCGTTGACGTTCGTTTCGCTCGAGCGGTTGTTGGAGAACTACGTGCGGCTCAAGCGGTTGGGCATCCTCCCCGTCTGGTCGATCAATCACGGACCGACGATCTCGCTCTACTACGAGGATCCCGACGGGGTGCGCCTCGAGTTCCAGGTCGAGAACTTCGACGCCGAGAACACCGCGGCGTTCTTCTTCACCGAGGAGTTCGCCCAGAACCCGATCGGCGTCAACATCGACCCCGATTACCTGCTCAGCCAGCTGCGCAACGGCGTGCCGCACGAGGAGCTTCGCCGACGCGAGGCCGGAACTCGGCCGGGCCATCCGGTGGTCGCGAACAAGAAGACCATCACGCCGAAAACATTGTGA
- a CDS encoding alpha/beta hydrolase family protein — translation MHSYSRSISAAVCCLAVAVTAGCSSTPEPAPTESTSAPEPQYEFTGVPGTVLDSADFGDRSPALAATGATLYRFVYESTSGVDNSPTAVSGVAAVPAGTPPEGGWPIIVYGHGTTGVQADCGPTLYPDLLGYQFAVQDFTALGYVTVLPDYQGLGTGGSTHPYLEPRTTGNNMIDAARAAHTALPDVSTRWAAVGLSQGGQAAWAANELAASYGQGLDLVGSVSLSPPTDLKPLIRSSNDGTLTRPQKELLPYLLYGAEQVDPSIDPTDYSGSVAEANNELLLTCSGGDTAGKERAVQAMAPDEFAADSTESEQKLIDVVDRYTLPQVRTEVPLFVAYGAKDDVVLPQWTADGVEKACALGDSVVAQEQPEQGHDVSDEAAMQFLAARFAGQTVPSTC, via the coding sequence GTGCATTCCTACTCGCGTTCGATCTCTGCTGCCGTCTGCTGCCTCGCGGTGGCCGTGACCGCCGGATGCAGTTCCACGCCGGAGCCCGCTCCCACGGAATCGACGTCTGCTCCGGAACCGCAGTACGAGTTCACAGGAGTGCCCGGCACCGTTCTCGATTCCGCGGACTTCGGTGATCGATCCCCCGCCCTCGCCGCGACCGGTGCCACGCTCTACCGATTCGTCTACGAATCGACATCGGGCGTCGACAATTCCCCCACCGCGGTCTCCGGGGTGGCAGCCGTTCCGGCGGGCACGCCGCCCGAGGGCGGGTGGCCGATCATCGTCTACGGGCATGGCACCACCGGTGTGCAGGCCGATTGCGGACCGACCCTGTATCCCGATCTGCTCGGATACCAATTTGCGGTGCAGGACTTCACGGCACTCGGGTACGTCACCGTGCTACCCGATTACCAGGGCCTGGGCACCGGCGGTAGCACCCACCCGTATCTGGAGCCGCGAACCACCGGAAACAACATGATCGACGCGGCTCGCGCGGCCCACACCGCGCTGCCCGACGTCTCCACGCGCTGGGCTGCCGTCGGCCTGTCGCAGGGTGGCCAAGCCGCCTGGGCTGCAAACGAACTCGCCGCTTCCTACGGTCAGGGCCTGGACCTGGTGGGATCGGTGTCGCTCTCGCCCCCGACAGATCTGAAGCCGTTGATTCGATCCAGTAACGACGGCACCCTGACCAGGCCGCAGAAGGAACTGTTGCCGTACCTGCTCTACGGCGCTGAGCAGGTCGACCCCTCGATCGATCCGACGGACTACAGCGGCAGTGTCGCCGAGGCCAACAACGAACTGCTGCTCACCTGCTCGGGCGGCGACACCGCAGGCAAGGAGCGAGCCGTTCAGGCGATGGCACCCGACGAGTTCGCGGCCGACTCCACCGAATCCGAGCAGAAGCTGATCGACGTGGTCGATCGCTACACGCTCCCGCAGGTGCGAACGGAGGTACCGCTGTTCGTGGCGTACGGCGCGAAAGACGACGTCGTTCTGCCGCAGTGGACTGCCGACGGTGTCGAGAAGGCCTGCGCCCTCGGCGATTCGGTCGTCGCCCAGGAACAGCCCGAACAGGGCCACGACGTCAGCGACGAAGCGGCAATGCAATTCCTGGCCGCCCGGTTCGCAGGACAGACGGTACCCAGCACATGCTGA